One Prodigiosinella aquatilis DNA window includes the following coding sequences:
- a CDS encoding APC family permease, with protein MKENHLKKNSLGLWSLVFFVVAAASPLTGVIGGLPVAIASGNGAGIPAIYVLAGIILLVFSFGYIAMSRYVTNAGAFYSYISLGLGRYTGMSALMVVLLAYFSIQIAVIALFGFFSGMYVHDHLGIDLPWWAYSAAMLLLVCFLGIESVEIGGKVLGILMLMEVGIVLLLDVAILGTHSVSQLNVASFTPEVINQGSIGIALIFSIAGFIGFESTAIYGEECRNPGKTIPRATLLAVVLITLFFTLTSWSLVQAYGVDQIRAQAINNPGRFIFDISRNLLGPWSEQVMSLLLITSLFAATQAFHNNIARYLFSISRDGFLWSKMAKIRGAKGTPYVASLTQTAFVLILLLLMVLSRLDPMMNIFAWGSAMATMAILLLQAGVSVAVIQFFRREKQHPVSAWSRLWAPMMSVIFMLAALIMVTSNLDVLSGTSSRAVFLIPWLVSGIALSGYGLAYWTQGRLPVNPPLTLPRVDNPHSEPR; from the coding sequence ATGAAAGAAAATCATTTAAAAAAGAATAGTTTGGGATTATGGTCGCTGGTGTTCTTCGTGGTAGCGGCCGCCTCGCCTCTGACCGGTGTCATTGGTGGATTACCGGTGGCCATTGCGTCCGGTAACGGTGCTGGTATCCCCGCCATCTATGTGCTGGCTGGCATTATTCTGCTGGTATTTTCTTTTGGTTATATTGCCATGAGCCGTTATGTGACCAATGCTGGGGCGTTTTACAGTTACATTTCCCTGGGATTGGGACGGTATACGGGTATGAGTGCCCTGATGGTGGTTCTGCTGGCCTATTTTTCCATTCAGATTGCGGTTATTGCCCTGTTCGGATTTTTCAGTGGTATGTATGTGCATGACCATCTGGGAATTGACCTGCCATGGTGGGCCTATAGTGCCGCCATGCTGCTATTAGTGTGTTTTCTGGGCATCGAAAGTGTTGAGATCGGCGGTAAGGTATTGGGGATTCTGATGTTGATGGAGGTCGGTATCGTCTTACTGCTGGATGTGGCTATCCTGGGTACGCACAGTGTGAGCCAGCTGAATGTCGCGTCCTTCACACCGGAAGTGATCAATCAAGGCAGTATCGGTATTGCACTGATTTTCAGTATTGCTGGATTTATCGGCTTCGAATCCACTGCGATTTATGGTGAAGAGTGCCGGAACCCCGGAAAAACCATTCCCCGCGCCACACTGCTGGCCGTGGTTCTGATCACATTATTCTTTACCCTGACCAGTTGGTCCCTGGTACAGGCTTATGGTGTCGACCAGATCCGTGCACAGGCAATAAATAATCCGGGGCGATTTATCTTTGATATTTCCCGGAATCTGTTGGGTCCCTGGTCTGAACAGGTCATGTCATTGCTGTTGATTACCAGCTTATTCGCGGCCACGCAGGCGTTTCACAATAATATTGCCCGATATCTGTTCAGTATCAGTCGTGATGGTTTTCTCTGGTCGAAAATGGCAAAAATCAGGGGAGCTAAAGGCACACCTTATGTTGCCAGCCTGACACAGACAGCGTTTGTGCTGATATTGTTACTGCTCATGGTGCTGTCCAGACTGGATCCTATGATGAATATCTTTGCCTGGGGTTCGGCGATGGCAACAATGGCGATCTTGCTTCTGCAAGCCGGGGTTTCCGTGGCGGTAATTCAGTTTTTTCGTCGTGAGAAGCAGCATCCGGTTTCTGCCTGGAGTCGCCTGTGGGCGCCGATGATGTCAGTTATTTTCATGCTGGCCGCATTGATTATGGTAACGAGCAATCTGGATGTCCTCAGTGGCACTTCTTCCAGGGCAGTGTTCCTCATTCCATGGCTGGTATCGGGTATCGCGCTGTCGGGGTACGGATTGGCGTATTGGACTCAGGGACGTTTACCCGTTAATCCGCCATTAACGCTGCCGCGTGTGGATAACCCGCATAGTGAGCCGCGTTAA
- a CDS encoding amidohydrolase family protein: MKLVGIEEHFLTTEVHQAWNEIGLEASDPSIVLHSGPIGRRLLDLADERLSLMDESGVDVQVLSLTTPALHDLGHESLEMARRINDAIAEVVTRHPDRFQALATLPVTMPDEAALELERCIRTLGFKGGMLCGGTGAGNIDDPVFLPIFRCAETLNAPIFLHPRVPDPVVRDRYYSGFSQEVNAAFSTYGLGWHYDAGIQFIRLVLAGHFDRMPGLQVILGHWGELVLFYAERLAAMDHVAGLAHPIATYLRSNLYVTASGMFLPHFLERAAAIVGTDRLLFSTDFPYQYRLGREARRFLEECGLDDEGKASFAYGNWMRLTGDVGKSTLSENECNNK; the protein is encoded by the coding sequence ATGAAATTGGTAGGTATTGAAGAACATTTTCTTACTACAGAGGTTCACCAAGCCTGGAATGAGATTGGTCTCGAGGCGTCAGACCCCAGTATTGTTCTCCATTCGGGTCCAATAGGGAGACGCCTCCTTGATCTCGCCGATGAGCGGCTCTCCCTCATGGACGAAAGCGGAGTAGATGTTCAGGTTCTATCACTCACCACGCCGGCACTTCACGATTTGGGACATGAAAGCCTCGAGATGGCGAGGCGTATTAATGACGCGATAGCAGAGGTGGTCACGCGACATCCAGATCGGTTCCAAGCACTGGCAACATTGCCCGTCACGATGCCTGACGAAGCGGCACTGGAACTTGAACGGTGTATCCGGACACTTGGATTCAAAGGGGGGATGTTGTGTGGAGGAACCGGCGCTGGCAACATAGACGATCCGGTTTTTTTGCCGATTTTTCGCTGCGCTGAAACATTGAATGCGCCGATATTTCTCCATCCACGAGTCCCGGATCCGGTTGTAAGAGATAGATATTATTCGGGATTCAGCCAGGAGGTAAATGCCGCATTCTCAACATATGGGCTTGGCTGGCATTATGATGCGGGCATTCAGTTTATCCGTCTTGTTCTTGCCGGGCATTTCGATCGTATGCCTGGTCTTCAGGTCATTCTGGGCCATTGGGGAGAGTTGGTGTTATTTTATGCGGAGCGCCTTGCTGCCATGGATCACGTGGCGGGTCTGGCTCACCCCATCGCGACATACCTGCGTAGCAATCTTTATGTTACGGCAAGCGGTATGTTCCTCCCTCATTTTCTGGAGCGAGCTGCCGCTATCGTGGGTACGGATCGCCTGCTGTTTTCTACTGACTTCCCGTATCAATATCGGTTGGGCCGCGAAGCGCGACGTTTCCTGGAAGAGTGTGGTCTGGATGACGAAGGAAAGGCAAGTTTTGCTTATGGCAACTGGATGCGGCTGACTGGCGATGTTGGAAAAAGCACGCTTTCTGAGAATGAGTGCAACAACAAATAG
- a CDS encoding YciI family protein gives MYIINLTYKTSLDQVEALLAAHISWLKQGYEQGLFIASGRKNPRVGGVILAKSMERAALDAFLRQDPFQAVASYDITDFQPSMTTEAFSALTHI, from the coding sequence ATGTATATTATCAATCTGACCTATAAAACCAGCCTGGATCAGGTGGAAGCCTTGTTGGCGGCACATATCAGCTGGCTGAAACAAGGGTATGAACAGGGTCTTTTTATTGCGTCCGGACGTAAAAATCCTCGTGTTGGTGGGGTGATTCTGGCGAAAAGTATGGAACGGGCGGCATTAGATGCGTTCCTGCGGCAGGATCCGTTTCAGGCGGTGGCCAGTTACGACATCACTGATTTCCAGCCTTCGATGACCACAGAGGCATTTAGTGCGTTAACCCATATCTGA
- a CDS encoding helix-turn-helix domain-containing protein, whose protein sequence is MMATNTQGVIIKPLQPWFVMNAAETYLKKSLSNSPIAHFYSFSIAKGQKATLVVPDGSIDILFNCSDLYPHGRVCGSTLAARPVELCPGERYFGVRFMPGVMPDFLDLSAIDLAGKEISFQDAIPGAYSLFERLVSSHDFDYQIALFCHHFGQHLSRSSSQLLLQLIDIIMAHNGVIRIEQLEQKTLYSARYIHRLFSSHCGMSTKAFCSTIRFQRALSLLNQGEKQNMAALAQQLGYADQSHFLREFKQFALCSPREYLSGIQATHYQSRICQH, encoded by the coding sequence ATGATGGCTACCAATACACAAGGTGTAATAATTAAACCATTGCAACCGTGGTTTGTGATGAATGCGGCGGAAACCTACCTGAAGAAAAGCCTGAGTAATTCTCCGATAGCGCACTTTTACAGTTTCTCTATCGCAAAGGGGCAAAAGGCCACACTGGTGGTGCCGGACGGCAGCATTGATATCCTGTTTAACTGTAGCGATCTTTATCCTCATGGACGGGTTTGTGGCAGCACTCTTGCGGCACGGCCTGTCGAGTTATGTCCGGGAGAGCGCTATTTCGGGGTGCGATTTATGCCTGGGGTGATGCCGGATTTTCTGGACCTTTCCGCCATTGATCTGGCTGGAAAGGAAATTTCTTTTCAGGATGCGATACCGGGAGCGTATTCATTGTTTGAGCGTCTGGTCAGCAGCCATGATTTTGATTATCAGATTGCGCTGTTCTGCCATCACTTTGGCCAACATCTGAGCCGTTCATCATCACAACTGCTGCTGCAACTGATTGATATTATTATGGCGCACAATGGCGTGATCCGAATTGAACAACTGGAGCAAAAAACGTTGTATTCGGCACGTTATATCCACCGGCTGTTCAGTTCTCACTGCGGTATGTCGACGAAGGCCTTTTGCAGCACTATTCGTTTTCAACGTGCACTTTCCCTGTTGAATCAAGGAGAAAAACAGAATATGGCGGCATTGGCACAACAATTGGGATACGCCGACCAGTCCCATTTTTTACGTGAGTTCAAACAGTTTGCATTGTGTTCGCCTAGAGAATATCTCTCTGGTATTCAAGCCACTCATTATCAGTCCCGTATTTGTCAGCACTGA
- a CDS encoding iron-containing alcohol dehydrogenase — protein sequence MKFNYVQPVNLIFGWGEAKRVGNTVAGIGRRALLVTGQSSCRKTGLLERVVGLLDAVDVMSVLFDQVEANPLTTTIDAGSRLAREQGCDVVLGVGGGSVMDSAKGIAFMSTHQGTIADYLHQSAPEGKGLPLILMTTTAGTGSEGNCAAVFTNPYTHAKQVLMTPSLFAHSAIIDPELMVTQSPSMVASTGFDALSHNIEALVGRYAQPMTEIMSLKAISLLARALPRVYHDVNDRDAWEKVCWANTLGGMSIGLSACGLPHAMEHPLSGLYNITHGQGLAALYPELMRFSWRSNIPGFAAIARAMDDDCVYLSEIDQAKQSIEQVKHLLQEVNMIFTLRDLGVDEKDIPWMAENCVQTMDISIQQNPRVATQEEIEALYRACL from the coding sequence ATGAAATTTAACTATGTTCAGCCGGTTAACCTCATTTTTGGTTGGGGCGAAGCGAAGCGGGTCGGCAATACGGTGGCTGGAATAGGTCGTAGGGCATTACTGGTTACCGGTCAAAGCAGTTGCCGTAAAACCGGGCTGTTGGAGCGTGTTGTCGGGTTGTTGGATGCTGTCGATGTGATGTCGGTATTGTTTGACCAGGTGGAAGCCAACCCGCTTACCACCACCATTGATGCAGGCAGTCGTCTGGCTCGTGAACAAGGGTGCGATGTGGTCCTCGGGGTCGGTGGCGGCAGTGTCATGGATTCCGCCAAGGGTATCGCGTTCATGTCTACGCATCAGGGCACGATCGCGGATTATCTGCATCAGTCTGCACCAGAAGGTAAAGGATTGCCTTTGATACTGATGACCACTACTGCGGGAACCGGAAGTGAGGGGAATTGTGCGGCGGTTTTTACCAATCCGTATACGCATGCAAAACAGGTGCTTATGACACCGTCCTTGTTTGCACACAGTGCCATTATAGACCCTGAACTGATGGTGACCCAGTCTCCGTCCATGGTGGCGTCAACCGGGTTTGATGCTTTATCTCATAATATTGAGGCTCTGGTGGGCCGCTACGCCCAGCCGATGACGGAAATCATGAGTCTGAAGGCGATCAGCCTGTTGGCGCGAGCGTTGCCTCGCGTGTACCACGATGTCAATGATCGGGATGCCTGGGAAAAGGTGTGCTGGGCTAACACGTTGGGTGGGATGTCAATTGGTCTGTCAGCCTGCGGGCTGCCGCATGCGATGGAACATCCGTTGAGCGGTCTGTACAACATTACCCACGGACAAGGGCTGGCGGCACTTTACCCTGAACTGATGCGTTTTTCCTGGCGTAGTAATATTCCCGGTTTCGCGGCGATTGCCCGGGCGATGGACGACGACTGTGTGTATCTGAGCGAGATCGATCAAGCCAAACAGAGTATCGAACAGGTGAAACACCTGCTTCAGGAAGTAAACATGATCTTCACGTTGCGTGACTTGGGTGTGGATGAAAAAGATATACCGTGGATGGCGGAAAACTGCGTGCAGACCATGGATATCAGCATCCAGCAAAATCCACGTGTTGCTACACAGGAAGAGATCGAAGCATTGTACCGGGCCTGTTTATAA
- a CDS encoding MurR/RpiR family transcriptional regulator, giving the protein MSVATSLRELQEQIRDRYDTLSKRLQQVSRYVLDNTNSVAFDTVAVIAEQADVPPSTLIRFANAFDFSGFNEMKQLFRMNLVEETASYTDRARLFREMETETVPETPLDILHEFARSNAQAMQQLAARIPPEDLQKAVDLLAHADTIYIVGLRRSFSVASYLAYALSHLESRPILVNGLGGMFREQLSRISDKDIVVSISFSPYAQETMMASEMAATAGARQIVITDSQISPLATLSDVCFVIKEAQVDAFRSQSATLCLVQSLMVSLAYQQGNGGRQTPGKQQRT; this is encoded by the coding sequence ATGTCTGTGGCGACCAGCCTGAGAGAGTTACAAGAGCAGATCCGCGACCGTTACGATACGCTGAGTAAGCGTCTACAGCAGGTGTCACGCTATGTGCTTGATAATACCAACAGCGTGGCATTTGACACGGTGGCCGTGATTGCCGAACAGGCGGACGTTCCTCCCTCGACGCTGATCCGTTTTGCCAATGCCTTTGATTTCAGCGGGTTCAACGAAATGAAACAGTTGTTCCGCATGAATCTGGTGGAAGAAACGGCCAGCTATACCGACCGGGCGCGCCTGTTCCGCGAAATGGAAACGGAAACGGTGCCGGAAACCCCGCTCGACATTCTGCATGAATTTGCCCGTTCAAACGCGCAGGCTATGCAGCAACTGGCAGCACGTATACCACCGGAAGATTTGCAGAAAGCGGTCGATTTACTGGCGCATGCCGATACCATTTACATTGTCGGATTACGGCGTTCCTTCAGCGTAGCCTCCTATCTGGCCTACGCGCTGAGCCATCTGGAGAGTCGCCCGATATTGGTTAATGGGCTCGGTGGCATGTTTCGCGAGCAGCTCAGCAGGATTAGCGACAAGGACATCGTAGTTTCCATCAGCTTTTCCCCCTATGCGCAGGAAACCATGATGGCCAGCGAAATGGCCGCTACCGCTGGCGCACGCCAGATTGTGATTACTGACAGCCAGATAAGTCCGTTGGCAACACTCAGTGATGTGTGCTTCGTGATAAAAGAAGCGCAAGTGGATGCGTTCCGTTCCCAGTCTGCCACGCTGTGCCTGGTACAATCGTTAATGGTGTCGCTGGCATATCAACAAGGCAACGGCGGCAGACAAACGCCAGGGAAGCAACAGCGAACCTGA
- a CDS encoding SDR family NAD(P)-dependent oxidoreductase, translating into MQTKKSQKTVLLIGASRGLGHAMAIEFLKKGWNVVGTVRGGKTRTQLHDLADEYRGRVEIETLDICDQNQLAALHDRLYGRIFDMLFVNAGTTNRDPTETVGEVATDDFIHVMITNALSPMRVIESLECYVGETGLIGVMSSGQGSISNNETGMREVYRGSKAALNMFMRSFAARQAGTSRAMVAMAPGWINTALGGPEAPLTIEDSIPSLVNVLLLKQSKPGLEYLDYLGRTIPW; encoded by the coding sequence ATGCAAACCAAGAAGTCGCAAAAAACGGTTCTTCTTATCGGAGCATCACGTGGCCTTGGCCATGCCATGGCGATCGAATTTTTAAAAAAAGGGTGGAATGTTGTCGGTACGGTACGTGGTGGAAAAACCCGGACCCAGCTGCATGATCTGGCAGATGAATATCGCGGTCGGGTCGAGATCGAAACGCTGGATATCTGCGACCAGAATCAACTGGCGGCGTTGCATGACCGCCTGTATGGCAGAATATTCGATATGCTATTTGTCAATGCCGGGACGACCAATCGGGATCCGACAGAAACTGTTGGCGAGGTGGCTACCGATGACTTCATACATGTCATGATCACTAACGCTCTTAGCCCGATGCGTGTTATCGAAAGCCTGGAGTGCTACGTTGGCGAGACAGGTTTGATCGGCGTGATGTCGTCTGGGCAGGGGAGCATCAGCAATAATGAGACCGGCATGCGTGAGGTATATCGCGGCAGCAAGGCGGCCCTGAACATGTTCATGCGAAGTTTCGCGGCTCGTCAGGCCGGAACATCGCGTGCAATGGTGGCAATGGCGCCGGGCTGGATCAATACCGCCTTAGGTGGCCCGGAAGCACCGCTTACCATCGAAGACAGTATTCCCAGCCTGGTCAATGTCCTTCTCTTGAAACAGAGTAAACCGGGCCTGGAATATCTCGATTATCTTGGTCGCACTATCCCTTGGTGA
- a CDS encoding LysR family transcriptional regulator, which translates to MTEPDLNLLIALNVLLAEGSVAGAARRLGLSASAMSRTLSRLRGVTGDPLLVRAGRNMVLTPYAEEIRERTQRAVFEARAVLRPSSSELNLSTLERTFTLRTNDGFVEVFGASLIAAAAAVAPLVCLRFAPKPEKTSRHLREGLVDLEIGVLGEMGPEIRLQALFRDRFIGVVRKDHPFLAERGVNAAQYASLAHVVASRRGQIRGPVDEALAELGLERKITAVVPGFSAALAVAQATDLVALVPASFFIRIDGSWATNALCAFELPVKTKPITVSQMWHPRSEVDPAHRWLRQLVLSTCQQQVPELIRIS; encoded by the coding sequence ATGACTGAACCCGATCTCAATTTACTCATTGCACTCAACGTCCTTCTTGCCGAAGGAAGCGTGGCTGGCGCTGCTCGTCGCCTCGGCTTAAGTGCTTCAGCGATGAGCCGTACCCTCAGCCGCCTTCGCGGCGTAACCGGCGATCCCTTACTGGTTCGGGCAGGCCGTAATATGGTGTTGACACCTTATGCTGAAGAGATACGTGAGCGCACTCAGCGCGCAGTATTTGAGGCTCGCGCCGTACTGCGTCCCTCGTCGTCAGAACTGAATTTATCCACGCTGGAACGAACCTTTACCCTTCGCACCAACGATGGCTTTGTCGAGGTTTTTGGCGCGTCACTTATCGCTGCCGCCGCAGCGGTAGCACCTTTAGTGTGTCTGCGCTTTGCGCCAAAACCAGAGAAGACCTCAAGACATTTGCGAGAAGGTCTGGTTGATCTTGAGATCGGTGTCTTAGGGGAGATGGGGCCAGAAATACGCTTGCAAGCACTTTTCAGGGACCGTTTCATCGGCGTGGTAAGAAAAGATCATCCATTTTTGGCCGAACGCGGAGTAAACGCGGCGCAGTATGCTTCTTTAGCACATGTAGTGGCTTCACGCCGTGGACAAATACGCGGGCCGGTAGATGAAGCGCTGGCGGAATTAGGTTTAGAACGGAAAATTACCGCCGTGGTTCCAGGCTTTTCTGCTGCATTGGCAGTGGCTCAGGCAACGGATCTCGTGGCGCTCGTGCCAGCATCTTTCTTTATCCGTATTGATGGATCTTGGGCGACTAACGCACTTTGCGCTTTTGAACTTCCTGTGAAAACCAAACCAATTACGGTATCGCAGATGTGGCATCCGCGTTCTGAGGTTGATCCCGCACACCGCTGGCTTCGGCAATTAGTGTTGAGCACCTGCCAACAACAGGTGCCGGAGTTAATCCGCATCTCATAG
- the ddlA gene encoding D-alanine--D-alanine ligase has translation MNKIRVGVVFGGKSAEHEVSLQSAKNIVDAIDKTRFDVTLLGIDKQGEWHINDASNYLLNAENPALIALNRSNQNVALIPGQTHHQLIETHSANALSQLDVIFPIVHGTLGEDGSLQGLLRMANIPFVGSNVLGSAVSMDKDVTKRLLRDAGLQVAPFVTLTRANRSQHNFATVTARLGLPLFVKPANQGSSVGVSKARNEAEFRQAVELAFRYDHKVLVESAIAGREIECAVLGNDSPQASVCGEIELHDEFYSYDTKYINENGAAVTIPAKLSPETHDRIRAVALTAFQTLECQGMARVDVFLTNDEDIIVNEVNTLPGFTNISMYPKLWEASGIDYTSLITILIELALERHTQDSNLQSSVR, from the coding sequence ATGAATAAGATTCGGGTTGGTGTGGTGTTTGGCGGAAAATCCGCCGAGCATGAAGTGTCACTGCAATCGGCAAAAAATATCGTCGATGCCATCGATAAAACCAGATTTGACGTCACACTGCTGGGCATTGATAAGCAGGGAGAGTGGCACATTAATGATGCATCCAATTATTTACTGAATGCGGAAAATCCGGCATTGATTGCCCTCAACCGCTCAAATCAGAATGTCGCGCTGATACCGGGCCAGACTCATCATCAGTTGATTGAGACGCACAGTGCCAACGCATTGTCACAACTGGATGTGATTTTTCCGATTGTCCACGGCACACTTGGCGAAGACGGATCCCTGCAAGGCTTGCTGCGCATGGCCAATATCCCGTTTGTCGGCAGTAACGTGCTGGGCTCCGCCGTCAGCATGGATAAAGATGTCACCAAGCGTCTGCTGCGCGATGCCGGTTTGCAGGTTGCGCCGTTTGTAACGCTCACCCGCGCTAATCGTAGTCAGCATAATTTCGCCACCGTGACCGCCCGGCTTGGGCTGCCACTGTTTGTTAAACCGGCTAATCAGGGTTCTTCGGTGGGCGTCAGCAAAGCAAGAAACGAGGCCGAATTCCGTCAGGCCGTTGAACTGGCATTCCGTTATGACCATAAGGTGCTGGTGGAGTCCGCTATTGCCGGACGCGAAATCGAATGCGCCGTCCTGGGTAACGATTCACCACAAGCCAGCGTGTGTGGGGAAATTGAGCTCCATGACGAGTTTTACTCATACGATACCAAGTACATCAACGAAAATGGCGCGGCAGTGACGATACCGGCCAAGCTGTCACCGGAAACCCATGACCGTATCCGTGCCGTGGCATTAACCGCTTTCCAGACACTGGAATGTCAAGGCATGGCCCGGGTGGATGTGTTTCTGACCAACGATGAAGACATCATCGTCAACGAAGTGAACACCTTGCCCGGTTTTACCAATATCAGTATGTATCCCAAGCTGTGGGAAGCGAGCGGCATTGACTACACGTCGCTGATTACTATCCTGATCGAGCTGGCGCTGGAGCGTCACACGCAGGACAGTAACCTGCAAAGCTCGGTACGTTAA
- a CDS encoding aminotransferase class III-fold pyridoxal phosphate-dependent enzyme, translating into MTNNTIIPGFYTIDEALALDGKTTKALQLMHLNRLRSLDGHAKYFVKAEGCSFIDENGDNHLDMIGAVGVVSVGNNNEFVWSCLQKCFDNKEFMMGAISYHRVTAALAHNLALLSPQGKLTKVGTATGGAEAIEGMIKLVKLGTRHKPEKTHLLATLGAFHGKTSGAVSLGGKDKWRDGQYPTLPNIDHITYGSARELEQALATGKYKAFVVEPIQGEGGIIVPPEGYLRTARELCDRYDTLLVLDEIQCGAARTGKFWCCEHEDVVPDCIVFAKGLSGGLVPFGGYLCTEALYEAAYGSIETCYHHTATYQENTLSAAAALGALQFILENDLCGMAERKGELMMRRLREVQVRYPQVIKEVRGKGLMIGVEFGKIPVSQQADFGEYYAASIAGQMVETWRVQVNFTFNNLAVFRFLPPLIISDEELEYGLKSFEASVEHVVNLVTEHAVTM; encoded by the coding sequence ATGACCAATAACACGATAATTCCGGGTTTTTACACCATTGATGAAGCGCTAGCGCTGGACGGTAAGACCACGAAGGCTCTGCAATTAATGCATCTTAACCGTCTACGTTCACTGGATGGACATGCCAAGTATTTTGTGAAGGCGGAGGGCTGCTCATTCATTGATGAAAATGGTGACAATCACCTTGATATGATTGGCGCCGTGGGGGTTGTTTCCGTTGGGAACAATAATGAATTCGTCTGGTCATGTCTACAAAAATGCTTTGATAACAAAGAGTTTATGATGGGGGCGATTTCCTATCATCGTGTGACCGCCGCATTGGCGCATAACCTGGCGCTGCTTTCACCACAAGGCAAACTGACCAAAGTGGGCACGGCAACCGGTGGGGCCGAGGCGATTGAAGGCATGATCAAACTGGTGAAGTTGGGGACGCGCCACAAGCCGGAGAAAACGCATTTACTGGCAACGCTGGGGGCATTCCACGGCAAAACGTCTGGCGCGGTATCGCTGGGTGGGAAAGACAAATGGCGTGACGGACAGTACCCAACCTTACCAAATATTGACCACATTACCTACGGTTCAGCGCGTGAACTGGAACAGGCACTTGCTACCGGGAAATATAAAGCGTTTGTGGTTGAGCCGATTCAGGGTGAAGGCGGCATTATCGTGCCTCCCGAAGGTTATTTACGCACCGCCCGTGAGCTGTGTGATCGTTATGACACGCTGTTGGTACTGGATGAAATCCAGTGTGGTGCCGCCCGAACAGGTAAGTTCTGGTGTTGTGAACATGAGGATGTAGTGCCGGATTGCATTGTTTTTGCCAAAGGATTATCTGGCGGTCTGGTGCCCTTCGGCGGATATCTGTGCACGGAAGCATTGTATGAAGCGGCGTATGGCAGCATTGAAACCTGCTATCACCACACCGCTACCTATCAGGAAAACACATTGAGTGCCGCCGCCGCGTTGGGTGCGCTGCAATTTATCCTCGAAAACGATCTCTGTGGCATGGCAGAACGTAAGGGCGAACTGATGATGCGGCGTCTGCGTGAGGTTCAAGTCCGTTACCCACAGGTCATTAAAGAGGTTCGCGGTAAAGGGCTGATGATCGGTGTGGAATTCGGGAAGATCCCGGTCAGTCAGCAGGCAGACTTTGGCGAATATTACGCGGCGTCGATTGCCGGCCAGATGGTAGAAACATGGCGGGTTCAGGTGAACTTCACCTTCAACAATCTGGCGGTATTCCGCTTTCTGCCCCCATTAATCATCAGCGATGAAGAACTGGAATACGGGCTGAAATCCTTTGAGGCCTCGGTTGAGCATGTGGTCAATCTGGTGACAGAACATGCCGTGACGATGTGA